A window of the Gordonia humi genome harbors these coding sequences:
- a CDS encoding IS3 family transposase (programmed frameshift), whose product MAAGTKHYSAELKRDAVTMVVELVGQGSTEWAAMKKTADLLGVGAAETVRQWVRKAPGVGAASVSSGGASADTAEEVRRLRKEVAELKRANGILKAASGFLRGRDRPATSLIVGFIGAHQGNRVGADGLVWGVDSMCQVLTEHGMAIAPSTYYEYRRRSPSARMRADARVIDAIFTMRRQHPLTRVLGSRKTWIILRSNGIDVARCTVERLMSEMGWRGASKKKSPRTTTPNPEHHRPADLVDRHFYAAAPNRLWVADFTYCRTVGGWAYTAFVTDVFARKIVGWKVAAEMTSDLVTTAIDNAIDNRKRCGTTAFDHLIHHSDAGSQYTALAFGQRLAAAGIAASIGSIGDSYDNALAESVNADYKNELVDNQPRFHGVAELSLATAEWVAFYNRQRPHSYCHDLTPDHAERLHYDRIATLNPEEALTT is encoded by the exons ATGGCAGCAGGAACGAAGCACTACTCGGCGGAGTTGAAGCGTGACGCGGTGACGATGGTGGTGGAGTTGGTGGGTCAGGGTTCGACGGAGTGGGCGGCGATGAAGAAGACCGCGGACCTGCTCGGTGTGGGCGCAGCCGAAACGGTGCGCCAGTGGGTGCGTAAGGCCCCCGGCGTCGGGGCCGCCTCGGTCTCCTCGGGCGGCGCTTCGGCCGATACGGCTGAGGAGGTGCGTCGGCTCCGCAAGGAAGTCGCCGAACTCAAACGTGCCAACGGCATCCTGAAGGCGGCATCAG GCTTTCTTCGCGGCCGAGATCGACCGGCCACATCGCTGATCGTGGGGTTCATCGGCGCTCACCAGGGAAACCGGGTGGGCGCCGATGGTCTTGTCTGGGGAGTCGATTCGATGTGCCAGGTGCTCACCGAGCACGGTATGGCCATCGCCCCGTCCACGTACTACGAGTACCGTCGGCGGAGTCCGTCGGCGCGCATGCGGGCGGATGCTCGCGTCATCGACGCGATTTTCACCATGCGCCGGCAGCACCCGCTGACCCGCGTCCTGGGCTCACGCAAGACATGGATCATATTGCGCAGCAATGGAATTGATGTGGCGCGCTGCACCGTCGAGCGTCTCATGAGTGAGATGGGCTGGCGCGGGGCGTCGAAGAAAAAGTCCCCGCGCACCACGACCCCCAACCCCGAGCATCACCGGCCGGCCGACCTGGTCGACCGCCACTTCTACGCGGCCGCACCCAACCGGCTGTGGGTGGCCGACTTCACCTACTGCCGCACCGTCGGCGGCTGGGCCTACACCGCGTTCGTCACCGACGTCTTCGCCCGCAAGATCGTCGGCTGGAAAGTCGCCGCGGAGATGACCTCCGACCTGGTCACCACCGCTATCGACAACGCGATTGACAACCGGAAACGTTGTGGCACAACGGCTTTCGATCATCTGATTCATCACAGCGATGCGGGGTCGCAGTACACGGCTCTCGCGTTCGGGCAACGGCTGGCCGCAGCGGGGATCGCCGCCTCGATCGGCAGCATCGGTGACAGCTACGACAACGCGTTAGCCGAATCGGTCAACGCCGACTACAAGAACGAACTCGTCGACAACCAGCCCCGATTCCACGGCGTCGCGGAACTGTCACTGGCCACCGCCGAATGGGTCGCGTTCTACAACCGGCAGCGGCCTCACAGCTACTGCCACGACCTCACCCCCGACCACGCCGAGCGACTCCACTACGATCGGATCGCCACCCTCAATCCGGAGGAGGCACTCACGACCTGA
- a CDS encoding IS256 family transposase: MDQPVSREERRGRQAATVDQLVASGALDGVFAQIDAGQPIAGEDGLLNALLKATLERGLNVELTEHLGYETGDADASSFPNSRNGYSAKTLATEVGDVEISVPRDRDGTFTPMLVRKGQRRLDGLDGMIVSLYAGGMAIRDIQHHLISTIGTDLSHETISKITDEVSDEVTRWQTRDLDALYPVIYLDAIVVKIRDGGHVINKAAHIAVGVDMDGVKHVLGIWIQEHEGAKFWAGVCAELRNRGVADVLIVCCDGLTGFAEAVEATWPQATVQTCVVHLIRASMRFVSYTDRKAVVRLLKPIYQASTEQAAADALDAFEDSDMGRKYPSAVKSFRAAWDRFIPFLTFPPELRKVIYTTNAIESLNFQLRKVTKNRGQFPNDAAAVKLLWLAICNIEDKRARERAKERGKNAADRRASGRLVEGAVTTNWKRALEQLSMVYPERIDRHL, from the coding sequence GTGGATCAACCTGTTTCGCGTGAAGAACGCCGAGGACGCCAGGCAGCGACCGTCGATCAACTCGTCGCTTCCGGGGCGTTGGACGGCGTGTTCGCCCAGATCGACGCCGGCCAGCCGATCGCCGGCGAAGACGGCCTCCTCAACGCCTTGTTGAAGGCCACCCTCGAGCGAGGGCTCAACGTCGAGCTGACCGAGCACCTCGGCTACGAGACTGGTGACGCCGACGCCTCGTCGTTTCCGAACTCGCGCAACGGCTACAGCGCGAAGACGCTGGCGACCGAGGTCGGCGATGTGGAGATCAGCGTCCCGCGTGATCGGGACGGCACCTTCACGCCGATGCTCGTGCGTAAGGGGCAGCGCCGCCTCGACGGGCTCGACGGGATGATCGTGTCCCTGTATGCGGGTGGGATGGCGATCCGAGACATTCAGCATCACCTGATCTCGACGATCGGCACCGACTTGTCGCACGAGACGATTTCGAAGATCACCGACGAGGTCTCCGACGAAGTGACCCGGTGGCAGACCCGCGACCTCGACGCCCTGTACCCGGTCATCTACCTGGACGCGATCGTGGTCAAGATCCGTGACGGCGGGCACGTGATCAACAAGGCCGCGCACATTGCCGTCGGCGTCGACATGGACGGGGTCAAACACGTCCTGGGCATCTGGATCCAGGAGCATGAGGGTGCCAAGTTCTGGGCTGGGGTCTGCGCCGAGCTCCGCAACCGCGGAGTCGCGGACGTGCTCATCGTGTGCTGTGACGGGCTGACCGGGTTCGCTGAGGCCGTTGAGGCCACGTGGCCGCAAGCGACGGTCCAAACATGTGTGGTGCACCTGATCCGGGCGTCGATGCGGTTCGTCTCCTACACCGACCGCAAAGCCGTCGTGCGCCTGTTGAAGCCGATCTATCAGGCCTCGACCGAGCAGGCCGCCGCCGACGCATTAGACGCGTTCGAAGACTCCGACATGGGGCGGAAGTATCCATCGGCAGTGAAGTCGTTCCGGGCAGCGTGGGACCGGTTCATCCCGTTCCTGACGTTCCCTCCCGAGTTACGGAAGGTCATCTACACGACCAACGCGATCGAGTCGTTGAACTTCCAGCTGCGCAAGGTCACGAAGAACCGCGGGCAGTTCCCCAACGACGCCGCAGCAGTGAAGCTGTTGTGGCTGGCCATCTGCAACATCGAGGACAAACGCGCCCGCGAACGCGCCAAGGAGCGCGGGAAGAACGCCGCTGATCGACGAGCCTCCGGACGCCTCGTCGAGGGTGCGGTCACCACGAACTGGAAACGCGCTCTCGAACAGTTATCGATGGTCTATCCCGAACGAATCGACCGTCACCTCTAA
- a CDS encoding helix-turn-helix domain-containing protein: MANTPAPALELRDGDADELDQLLRSTTTSAGLARRARIVVLAADGMANTRISEAVGTSVPTVLKWRSRYLQDGLDGLLDAERTGRPRYLNHADVVSATLMPPPRKYGVTHWSSRLLAGHLGIGNATVARAWREYGVQPWRSGTFKFSTGACQVFCVSRSSVRVRGDGRFVRDRPSITVRERVSSSW; this comes from the coding sequence ATGGCTAATACTCCAGCCCCGGCCCTGGAACTGCGTGATGGTGATGCGGACGAGCTCGATCAGTTGTTGAGGTCGACCACGACGTCGGCTGGTCTGGCGCGTCGGGCGCGGATCGTCGTGCTTGCTGCCGATGGGATGGCTAATACGCGAATCAGTGAGGCCGTCGGGACGTCGGTACCGACGGTCCTCAAGTGGCGTTCACGGTATCTCCAGGACGGACTCGATGGTCTGCTCGACGCTGAAAGGACCGGTCGCCCAAGGTATCTCAATCACGCCGATGTCGTGTCGGCGACGTTGATGCCGCCACCGAGAAAGTACGGAGTCACGCATTGGTCCTCGCGGCTGCTGGCCGGGCACCTCGGAATCGGGAACGCCACGGTCGCCCGCGCCTGGCGTGAGTACGGCGTTCAGCCGTGGCGATCGGGAACATTCAAGTTCTCCACCGGAGCCTGTCAAGTTTTCTGTGTAAGTCGGTCTAGTGTTCGAGTTAGAGGTGACGGTCGATTCGTTCGGGATAGACCATCGATAACTGTTCGAGAGCGCGTTTCCAGTTCGTGGTGA
- a CDS encoding IS256 family transposase: MTAPHIVDPAGLLSQALADASPDLMRELLQTMINALLSADADAVCGAEWNARSAERTNYRNGYRHRSLDTRVGTVEVAVPKLRSGSYFPEWLLERRKRAESALITVVADCYLAGVSTRRMDKLVKTLGIDSLSKSQVSRMAEDLDEQVAAFRHRRLEEAGPFTFVTADALTIKVRENKQVVKAVVLLATGVNGDGHREVLGMQVATSESTASWNTFFADLVARGLGGVRLVTSDAHAGLIEAIAANLPGAAWQRCRTHYAANLMAVCPKSMWPAVKAMLHSVYDQPTADSVNAQFDRLLEYTQGRLPDVAEHLGDAREDLLAFTAFPDDVWRQIWSNNPTERLNREIRRRTDVVGIFPNRDAIARLIGAVLAEQTDEWAEGRRYLGLEVLSRCRLTLTTDTDTDSQTEVSTDPLMELPA, from the coding sequence ATGACCGCACCCCACATTGTCGATCCTGCCGGCCTGTTAAGCCAAGCCCTCGCCGATGCATCACCTGATCTGATGCGCGAGTTGCTGCAGACGATGATCAACGCTCTGCTATCGGCCGACGCCGACGCCGTCTGCGGCGCAGAATGGAACGCCCGCTCGGCCGAGCGCACCAACTACCGCAACGGCTACCGGCACCGATCCCTCGATACCCGCGTGGGCACCGTCGAGGTCGCCGTGCCGAAACTGCGCTCAGGATCCTACTTCCCCGAATGGCTGCTCGAGCGCCGCAAACGCGCCGAATCCGCGCTGATCACCGTGGTCGCGGACTGTTATCTGGCCGGAGTCTCGACCCGCCGGATGGACAAGTTGGTCAAGACCTTGGGTATCGATTCGTTGTCGAAGTCGCAGGTCTCACGGATGGCCGAAGACCTCGATGAGCAGGTTGCCGCGTTCCGGCATCGCCGTCTCGAGGAGGCCGGCCCGTTCACGTTCGTCACCGCCGACGCGTTGACGATCAAGGTCCGCGAGAACAAGCAGGTCGTCAAAGCCGTCGTCCTGCTCGCTACCGGCGTCAACGGTGACGGCCACCGCGAAGTCCTCGGTATGCAGGTCGCCACCAGCGAGAGCACAGCCTCCTGGAACACGTTCTTCGCCGACCTGGTCGCCCGCGGCCTGGGCGGAGTCCGCCTGGTGACCTCCGACGCCCACGCCGGCCTCATCGAAGCGATCGCAGCGAACCTGCCGGGAGCGGCGTGGCAGCGCTGCCGCACCCACTACGCCGCGAACCTGATGGCCGTGTGCCCCAAGTCCATGTGGCCAGCCGTGAAGGCGATGCTGCACAGCGTGTATGACCAGCCCACCGCCGACTCGGTGAACGCCCAGTTCGACCGGCTCCTGGAGTACACCCAAGGGCGGCTCCCTGATGTGGCCGAGCACCTCGGCGATGCTCGCGAGGACCTGTTGGCGTTCACCGCATTCCCCGACGACGTGTGGCGGCAGATCTGGTCCAACAACCCCACCGAACGCCTCAACCGCGAGATCCGACGGCGTACCGACGTCGTCGGGATCTTCCCCAACAGAGACGCCATCGCCCGCCTCATCGGCGCCGTCCTGGCCGAACAGACCGACGAATGGGCCGAAGGACGCCGATACCTCGGCCTGGAAGTCCTCAGCAGATGCCGACTCACCCTGACCACCGACACCGACACCGACTCGCAGACGGAGGTGAGTACCGACCCGTTGATGGAACTACCCGCCTGA
- a CDS encoding helix-turn-helix domain-containing protein: MKRKVDYTWRLAELMATRGMNNTTDLIPLLAERNISLSRPQVYRLVNQRPERVSLQLVSALCDVFSCGPDDLLTVTAVNAREHKKASNAGPNVVSLDRTARPRRANILDE; this comes from the coding sequence ATGAAGCGGAAAGTCGACTACACCTGGCGCCTGGCCGAGCTGATGGCCACACGCGGGATGAACAACACGACCGACCTGATCCCCCTGCTAGCCGAACGCAACATCTCCCTCTCGCGGCCGCAGGTCTACCGCCTGGTCAACCAGCGTCCCGAACGCGTCTCGCTGCAACTAGTTTCCGCTCTCTGCGACGTCTTCAGCTGCGGCCCGGATGATCTCCTCACGGTCACGGCAGTCAATGCGCGCGAACACAAGAAGGCCAGCAACGCTGGCCCGAATGTCGTCTCACTCGACCGGACGGCGCGCCCACGCCGCGCCAACATCCTCGACGAGTAG
- a CDS encoding ArsI/CadI family heavy metal resistance metalloenzyme: protein MSRVQLALNVEDLEQSIAFYSTLFKTVPGKTKPGQANFVVENPPLKLVLLENPGNGGSINHLGVEVDTSEAVHEEIARLSEAGLFTDEQINTTCCFATQDKVWVEAPDTERWEVYTVLADSESFGTPPTFSDDTSTTCCAASNS, encoded by the coding sequence ATGTCCAGAGTCCAGCTCGCCCTCAACGTTGAAGATCTCGAGCAGTCGATCGCGTTCTACAGCACGCTGTTCAAGACCGTTCCAGGCAAGACGAAGCCGGGACAAGCGAATTTCGTCGTCGAGAATCCGCCCCTCAAGCTCGTCCTGCTGGAAAATCCAGGCAACGGAGGCAGCATCAATCACCTCGGCGTCGAGGTCGACACCAGCGAAGCCGTGCACGAGGAGATCGCACGGCTCAGCGAAGCCGGCCTGTTCACCGACGAACAGATCAACACCACGTGTTGCTTCGCGACACAGGACAAAGTCTGGGTCGAGGCGCCTGATACCGAGCGCTGGGAAGTCTACACCGTATTAGCCGACTCGGAATCCTTCGGGACTCCCCCGACGTTTTCTGACGACACCTCCACCACCTGCTGTGCAGCATCGAACTCATAA
- a CDS encoding IS630 family transposase, producing MANSPAPALDLREGDAVELDRLLRSTSTPAGVVRRARIVTLAAEGMANSHISVVVGVSVPTVRKWRERYLHDGMVGLLDDDRPGRPRHIDHSDIVSATLMPPPKKYGVTHWSSRLLAGHLGVGNATIARAWREYGVQPWRSGTFRFSTDPELVAKVTDVVGLYLEPPTNAIVLCIDEKSQIQALDRTAPMLPMQPGQIERRTHDYKRHGTTTLFAALDIATGQVTAAVKPRHRHQEFLAFLRQIDRAYGGQELHLVMDNYATHKKAEVRDWLAEHPNMHVHFTPTSGSWLNLVEVWFGIIDRQAIRRGVFTSVNDLNAKIRAFINGWNGRKHPFVWTKTADEILKKAQPKTN from the coding sequence ATGGCGAATTCTCCGGCTCCGGCTTTGGATCTGCGTGAGGGCGATGCTGTCGAACTCGATCGATTGTTGCGGTCGACGTCGACGCCGGCGGGTGTGGTGCGGCGGGCTCGGATCGTGACGTTGGCGGCCGAGGGTATGGCGAACTCGCACATCAGCGTGGTCGTTGGAGTGTCGGTCCCGACGGTACGCAAGTGGCGTGAACGGTACCTGCACGACGGGATGGTCGGTCTGCTCGATGATGATCGACCCGGCCGGCCGCGGCATATCGATCACTCCGACATCGTGTCGGCGACGTTGATGCCGCCACCGAAGAAGTACGGAGTCACGCACTGGTCTTCCCGGCTGCTGGCTGGGCATCTCGGGGTCGGGAACGCGACGATCGCCCGGGCGTGGCGCGAGTACGGAGTGCAGCCGTGGCGGTCGGGAACGTTCAGGTTCTCCACCGACCCAGAACTGGTCGCCAAGGTCACCGACGTCGTCGGCTTGTACCTGGAACCGCCGACGAACGCGATCGTGCTGTGCATCGATGAGAAGTCGCAGATCCAAGCACTCGATCGGACTGCGCCGATGTTGCCGATGCAGCCCGGTCAGATCGAACGCCGAACCCATGACTACAAGCGCCACGGAACGACCACGCTGTTCGCCGCGCTGGATATCGCGACGGGCCAGGTCACGGCCGCGGTCAAGCCGCGACACCGCCACCAGGAGTTCCTGGCGTTTCTGAGGCAGATCGACCGCGCCTACGGCGGCCAGGAACTGCATCTGGTGATGGACAACTACGCCACTCACAAGAAGGCTGAGGTCCGCGACTGGCTGGCCGAGCACCCGAACATGCACGTGCACTTCACTCCGACGTCAGGGTCATGGCTCAACCTCGTCGAGGTGTGGTTCGGGATCATCGACCGGCAAGCGATCCGCCGAGGAGTGTTCACCTCAGTCAACGACCTGAACGCGAAGATCCGAGCATTCATCAACGGATGGAATGGGCGGAAGCACCCGTTCGTGTGGACCAAGACTGCCGACGAAATCCTGAAGAAAGCCCAACCGAAAACTAATTAA
- a CDS encoding IS3 family transposase (programmed frameshift), which yields MPKPYPKEFRDDVVRVARDREIGVTIEQIAKDFGVHPMTLQKWMRRADIDDGNKPGVTSGQWAELREANKRIRLLEQENEVLRRAAAYLSQANLPKRLYPLVTELAEAGIPVTVTCRVLKLSRQPYYRWLKDPVTTSDRVEAQRADALFDAHRDDPEFGYRFLADEAEHAGQPMSSRTAWRICSANRWWSSFGKKPGRAGKTPGPPVHDDLVERNFTADAPDQLWFTDITEHWTDEGKLYLCAIKDACSGRIVGYSIDSRMQSGLAVNALNNAIARREGSVAGCVVHSDRGSQFRARKFVFALNRHGLVGSMGRVGAAGDNAAMESFFALLQRNVLDRQRWATREQLRIAIVTWIERTYHRRRRQARLGRLTPIEFEAILNTAALTAA from the exons GTGCCCAAGCCTTATCCGAAAGAGTTCCGTGATGACGTGGTTCGGGTTGCCCGGGACCGTGAAATCGGTGTGACGATCGAGCAGATTGCGAAGGACTTCGGGGTGCACCCGATGACCTTGCAGAAGTGGATGCGCCGCGCCGATATCGACGACGGCAACAAGCCCGGGGTGACGAGCGGGCAGTGGGCGGAGCTACGGGAAGCGAACAAGCGAATCCGGTTGCTGGAGCAGGAGAATGAGGTCCTGCGCAGAGCCGCGGCGTATCTGTCGCAGGCGAACCTGCCG AAAAGGCTCTACCCGCTCGTGACAGAGCTCGCCGAAGCTGGGATTCCTGTGACGGTGACGTGCCGGGTGCTTAAGCTCTCCCGCCAGCCTTACTACCGGTGGCTCAAAGACCCGGTCACCACCTCTGATCGTGTCGAAGCGCAACGGGCGGATGCCCTGTTCGACGCCCATCGTGATGACCCGGAGTTCGGGTACCGGTTCCTCGCCGATGAAGCAGAACATGCTGGTCAGCCGATGAGCTCACGAACGGCCTGGCGGATCTGCTCGGCCAATCGGTGGTGGTCGAGCTTCGGGAAGAAGCCTGGCCGGGCCGGCAAAACACCGGGCCCGCCGGTGCATGACGACCTGGTCGAACGCAACTTCACCGCCGACGCACCCGATCAACTGTGGTTCACCGACATCACCGAGCACTGGACCGACGAGGGCAAACTGTATCTCTGCGCGATCAAAGACGCCTGCTCCGGTCGTATCGTCGGATACAGCATCGACTCCCGCATGCAGTCCGGCCTGGCCGTGAATGCGCTCAACAACGCCATCGCCCGCCGAGAAGGCAGCGTTGCCGGTTGTGTTGTCCACTCGGACAGGGGATCTCAATTCCGTGCACGGAAGTTTGTGTTCGCATTGAATCGGCACGGTCTGGTCGGATCGATGGGGCGGGTCGGTGCTGCTGGGGACAACGCCGCGATGGAATCGTTCTTTGCGCTGCTGCAACGCAACGTTCTCGACCGCCAACGCTGGGCCACCCGTGAACAGCTGCGGATCGCGATCGTCACCTGGATCGAACGGACCTACCACCGCCGACGTCGGCAAGCCCGCCTGGGCCGGTTGACACCTATCGAATTCGAGGCCATTCTCAACACCGCCGCGCTCACCGCGGCATGA
- a CDS encoding helix-turn-helix domain-containing protein, protein MANTPAPALELRDGDADELDQLLRSTTTSAGLARRARIVVLAADGMANTRISEAVGTSVPTVLKWRSRYLQDGLDGLLDAERTGRPRYLNHADVVSATLMPPPRKYGVTHWSSRLLAGHLGIGRVRWFV, encoded by the coding sequence ATGGCTAATACTCCAGCCCCGGCCCTGGAACTGCGTGATGGTGATGCGGACGAGCTCGATCAGTTGTTGAGGTCGACCACGACGTCGGCTGGTCTGGCGCGTCGGGCGCGGATCGTCGTGCTTGCTGCCGATGGGATGGCTAATACGCGAATCAGTGAGGCCGTCGGGACGTCGGTACCGACGGTCCTCAAGTGGCGTTCACGGTATCTCCAGGACGGACTCGATGGTCTGCTCGACGCTGAAAGGACCGGTCGCCCAAGGTATCTCAATCACGCCGATGTCGTGTCGGCGACGTTGATGCCGCCACCGAGAAAGTACGGGGTCACGCATTGGTCCTCGCGGCTGCTGGCCGGGCACCTCGGAATCGGGCGTGTCAGATGGTTTGTGTAA
- a CDS encoding SRPBCC family protein yields MSPSDESTVASRHVSAVIRCSPDQVYRYAADPANLPTWAAGLASSAVTVDGDTLIADSPMGEVTVRFVERNAFGVLDHDVTLPSGTTVTNPVRVLSHPDGAEVLFTVRQIELSDDEFERDVRLVADDLNRLKGVLER; encoded by the coding sequence ATGAGTCCCAGCGACGAATCCACTGTGGCGAGCCGGCACGTCAGCGCGGTGATCCGGTGTTCACCGGACCAGGTGTACCGGTACGCGGCCGATCCCGCGAACCTGCCGACATGGGCGGCGGGGCTGGCCAGTTCTGCGGTGACCGTCGACGGAGACACGCTCATCGCCGACTCGCCGATGGGCGAGGTGACGGTCCGCTTCGTCGAGCGGAACGCATTCGGCGTTCTCGACCACGACGTCACCCTGCCGTCGGGTACCACGGTCACCAATCCTGTTCGCGTACTGAGCCACCCGGACGGCGCCGAGGTCCTGTTCACGGTCCGCCAGATCGAACTCAGCGACGACGAGTTCGAGCGCGACGTCCGCCTGGTGGCCGACGATCTCAACAGACTCAAAGGCGTGTTGGAGAGGTAG
- a CDS encoding FAD-dependent oxidoreductase, producing the protein MSRPRILVAGLGDSGLLTAIHLASHFEVVGISSKPGLVSGQELGLRVSRPDVWARDHRIPFDRFRRLDVVRTVHGFVRSVDVEERIVTVLGVDGRETVEPFDALVVATGVQNGFWRRPGIQTTADVDADLSGVNRTLSAARSVAIVGGGAAAVSAAANLSATWPDKRVDLFHPGTRALPRHHPRVWRTVRTRLERQDVGVHPGHRAVIPDDAVCDEITSAPVEWSTGQASTHADAVLWAVGRVVPNTSWLPADLLDEKGFVVVTPQLRVPRLPHVYAIGDVAATDDLRSSARNRADRLLAHNIRADFAGRPERSKSFVARERRWGSVLGVQADGLQVFAATGHAFRFPAWTIETILQPWIVRRGIYGGIRSADRE; encoded by the coding sequence ATGAGCCGACCCCGAATCCTCGTCGCCGGGCTCGGTGACTCGGGTCTGCTCACCGCCATCCACCTGGCGTCGCACTTCGAGGTCGTCGGCATCTCCTCCAAACCGGGACTGGTGTCCGGGCAGGAGCTGGGTCTGCGGGTGAGCCGACCCGACGTGTGGGCGCGTGACCATCGGATTCCGTTCGATCGCTTCCGACGGCTCGACGTGGTCCGGACGGTGCACGGCTTCGTGCGGTCGGTCGACGTCGAGGAACGGATCGTCACCGTCCTCGGAGTCGACGGACGCGAGACAGTCGAACCCTTCGACGCGCTGGTCGTCGCGACCGGAGTCCAGAACGGGTTCTGGCGTCGTCCGGGGATTCAGACCACCGCGGACGTCGACGCCGATCTGTCGGGGGTCAACCGGACGTTGTCGGCCGCGCGATCCGTGGCGATCGTCGGCGGCGGTGCGGCCGCGGTGAGTGCGGCCGCGAACCTGAGCGCGACGTGGCCCGACAAGCGCGTCGACCTGTTCCATCCCGGAACGCGAGCGCTGCCCCGGCATCATCCGCGCGTCTGGCGGACCGTCCGTACGCGACTGGAACGGCAGGATGTGGGCGTGCATCCCGGGCACCGAGCCGTGATTCCCGACGACGCCGTCTGCGACGAGATCACCTCGGCGCCCGTCGAGTGGTCCACCGGGCAGGCCTCCACCCATGCGGATGCGGTCCTCTGGGCCGTCGGTCGGGTGGTCCCGAACACGTCGTGGCTTCCCGCGGACCTGCTCGACGAGAAAGGATTCGTCGTGGTGACGCCGCAGCTGCGCGTGCCCCGGCTGCCGCACGTATACGCGATCGGCGACGTCGCCGCCACCGATGACCTACGGAGTTCGGCGCGCAATCGCGCGGATCGGCTGCTCGCGCACAACATCCGCGCGGACTTCGCAGGCCGTCCCGAACGTTCCAAGAGCTTCGTCGCACGCGAGCGGCGGTGGGGTTCAGTGCTCGGCGTGCAAGCGGACGGCTTGCAGGTGTTCGCTGCCACCGGGCACGCGTTCCGGTTCCCGGCGTGGACGATCGAGACGATCCTGCAACCGTGGATCGTGCGGCGCGGCATCTACGGAGGAATTCGGTCCGCGGACCGAGAATGA
- a CDS encoding DUF1295 domain-containing protein encodes MRDGTPGRSASFVRVIVAYCLAFVAAGAWLTWGPDSGRLLLDTFIADVWATLVIFGFSRAFSNSSMYDAYWSVIPPALLIYWWAAGDAGIAAAHCWLLAMVVGVWAVRLTANWAVGWPGLRHEDWRYSMLRSRGGRAELVVDLVAIHLVPTVQVFVGMIPAYVAVTHTGETVVWLTVVATVVGFGSVAIEYLADRRLHRFVADRAPGAVLDTGLWSWSRHPNYFGEFGFWVSIALFGIAAVPGDWWWLFVGALVMLAMFLGASIPMMEARSLDRRPGYQDVIDRVPMFVPRPPRGAGRADPERRGTASV; translated from the coding sequence GTGCGCGACGGAACTCCGGGGAGGTCGGCGTCGTTCGTCCGCGTGATCGTGGCCTACTGCCTGGCCTTCGTCGCCGCTGGGGCGTGGCTGACGTGGGGTCCCGACTCCGGCCGCCTCCTGCTGGACACCTTCATCGCCGATGTGTGGGCCACTCTGGTGATCTTCGGGTTCAGCCGCGCGTTCTCGAATTCGAGTATGTACGACGCGTATTGGAGCGTGATCCCGCCGGCCCTGCTCATCTACTGGTGGGCGGCGGGCGACGCGGGGATCGCCGCCGCACACTGCTGGTTGCTGGCTATGGTCGTCGGCGTGTGGGCCGTGCGGCTGACGGCGAACTGGGCCGTCGGTTGGCCGGGGCTGCGTCACGAGGACTGGCGCTACTCGATGCTCAGAAGTCGAGGCGGCAGGGCCGAACTCGTCGTCGACCTCGTGGCGATCCACCTCGTTCCGACCGTCCAGGTCTTCGTCGGCATGATTCCAGCGTATGTGGCGGTGACGCACACCGGCGAGACCGTGGTGTGGCTGACCGTCGTCGCGACGGTCGTCGGGTTCGGGTCCGTCGCGATCGAGTATCTCGCCGATCGCCGACTGCACAGGTTCGTCGCGGACCGGGCGCCGGGGGCCGTGCTGGACACGGGTCTGTGGTCGTGGTCGCGACACCCCAACTACTTCGGCGAGTTCGGCTTCTGGGTGTCGATCGCGCTGTTCGGCATCGCAGCGGTACCCGGCGACTGGTGGTGGCTGTTCGTCGGCGCACTGGTCATGCTGGCCATGTTCCTCGGCGCGAGCATACCGATGATGGAGGCCAGGAGCCTCGACCGCCGACCGGGATACCAGGACGTCATCGATCGCGTGCCGATGTTCGTACCGCGTCCGCCGCGCGGTGCGGGGCGTGCCGATCCGGAACGACGGGGTACGGCGAGCGTATGA